In Juglans microcarpa x Juglans regia isolate MS1-56 chromosome 1S, Jm3101_v1.0, whole genome shotgun sequence, the genomic stretch CTAAACAGCTACCGTACgtggtaaaaaaagaaaaaaacagtgTTAGGACAGTTTATTAGTACCTCATTTTCAGAGAATGCGATGCAAGATAGCTACACAATTTATGAACAACTTCATGCGAATTTATGGgattctcataatttccttaaAATTAGTTTGATAAAAATCCGTGACATTTGTCCCGGGTTCCGTatccaaatacaaaataaaagacCGACCGAGCATGTCTGTCTTAGAGAGGCATTAATGAATTGAACGAACACCTTCAAAATAGAGTAAGTGCGGTTTGTATAATAAAATCAGATGAttatagataaaagttaaaagtagaataacatattattaaaatattattttttaaattattattattttgagaattgaaaaaattgaattgtttattatattttatatgaaaatttaaagaagttataatgataagatgagatgaaatatttttactattcaaactgAGTACAACATCtgtattttctcaatttttaatttttaaaatatatagttttaaacCACACCATTCATTGTCTCAATATATTCCTATAAAACCCCATCAGCTGCTCtttaattgtattattattattattattattaaatgaaaaataaatcatgtaTGTCATTAAGTTCAACTTAAAGAttaaaatatacatttaattatattattaatctttattttaaaattaatatccTTTTAATGTTTAATGGTTTTTCTTGATTctatatgatataaaatgaatttaaaatatttttaaaataaaaatttaagatataggacttttaattaaatatttcatatttgatctttaatgttttaaacaaaaagaatgctatgcatcagctactattcactctcacactcttacaattataacttttttatagggtgtagaagtatttttttatagaatataaaatataaaatagtaaatagtaaccgATGAGAAAAATTTTTCCTTAAACACAAGCTTTACTTCTGTTAAGATATGCCATTTTATTTCTCTATTGAATCAGAGATAATGCCCAAACAACTACTTAATCAAGATGGGAAAGAAAAACTACAtaatcaagatatatatatatatatatatatatatatttataaaattaaaaattaacttaaattaataattaacaatttatTTTGGGAGTATCGTACGGGTACGCAGAAGAAATAAATGTAATCCTTACAAACTACAAGGCCCATAAATACTATTAAACAAATGTTGAATATATCTCAActtaattacataaaatgtaGTAAAATATATAGTCGCAGAAAATCTTGGTCCGAAACCGAACCTTTTTCGATGCGAGATTTAGAGGGcattttaagaataattaaaaaataatgttgccAATTGGTTAccctttttctgtttttttttttttttttaatttttaaataataggttatgaaggggaaaaaaaaagaaggaactTGGAGTGAAATATAGGAGAGGGCAGAGACTGAGATTCCAAGGTAAGTGTGAGATAGATAGATTTACTTGCAAGAGAAAGGGGCATGTATTTaacaggggaaaaaaaaaaggagaaataaagaaggattaaaaattaagattaaaacaaaaggaaaaggaaatgaaatgggaCGTGGCAATAGCCAAAGGGTGTCATCATCAGCTGGGCGGCGCTGAACTGGAGCCGGCGCCGGAGTCGGAGAGCCGCTCAGCGAGGGCGGTCATGACTCGGACCTGCATCTCTAGCGCTGCTATATAATCAGTAGCTTCTTCTAGAATAACCGGCAACGGTTGTTTGCGGCAACCGGGGACCAACCGGCCAAGGACCCGCACTTTCCTTTGCACGGCTGGTAGACTCTTCCCCTTCAGCCTCAATACAGTCACCTTGGGCTTCTTCGACGACGATCGGCTAGAACCAGACACCGTCGCCACCACTCTCTGCTTCTTGTGCTTCTTCTGGAACTTAAGCTTGAGCCGATTAGTCAAAATCGCTCGGCTCCACCTGCTCTTCCCCTTGGCGGCCACGGCCAGGACTGTATCGGCCGCCTCGCGCACGGCTCTTCCACGGCGGGGCGCGTCAGCCGAAgaaggaggaggtggaggaCTGCTGAGCCGGACTTGGCTCAGAGCCTGGAGGAGCTTCGAAGAGTAGATTTGTTGTTGAGAGTCGGACTTCCATTTGATGTGGTCCTGATCATTTTGATCCTTAGCttggattttcttcttcttcttctttcttgacCGATCAGAGTTCGTTACCGGGTTCGAAAGCAGAGTCGACGCCATCGCTTTACAGTATGGTATGGATCCACAGGTATTCCGTATATCTCCGCTCCGATTGTCACAAAAGGATTCAATATCTCTCTGTCGTTTGCGGAGAAGACGAACACCTGGAAAAGATTCAGAGATTTattagaaagagagagggggagaagCTGAAGCTAAACCTGATTTTGAGATAATCAAATCTGATTCATTTAATTCTGGAATCAGATAAAAGTCCCGTTAGAATCGTTCAGGATCGTATATCGAAACACAATTCTGGTATCAAactctaataaatatttttgagaggaaagaaaaagaaaacaaaacaaagaatcGATCACAGAAATCGTGGAAAGGTGTAGGAGAGTTCTTACCTTTCGAATGATACGAGAGCTGTGTTCTTGCGTATCAGGCTCTTGATAAGTAATTTAGAGGtaatgggaaaagaaaaatggtggaacggagagagagagagagagagcgtaaCGGGGTTGGGGGAGACGGGGTGTGAGGTGTCGCTTGCTGATTCTCTAGATGGATGAAGGGAGAGAAAAACCGTGGGAACGAGGCTTATAAAAGCAAAGCAATCAGAGGATAGCACGCGTTGGTTTCCTAAGAGActgcatttttttccttttaatattttttttgttaacatTTTGCTTCGCTCCGTTTTGTGCTCCCTGCATTAAAGCACCaaaaactatcattttttataattttatttaaataagattttaaaaattttaaattaaaaaatattaataaaataaaattatatataaaattatgaacttctttaaaaatatactcttAATTTGAGGATcttgtaattaatattaattatatatcttatcAAAGATGAAGAGTATGAAGAACggtttaaatatttataattgtgaattgtcTAACTAtcgcataatcgttttgaaaaaaatgaataaaacatgagatccacataaaaaaagaattaattttttaataataaattatactatttttGAAAACGATTACACGGCGTATACATACTTCATGAttttatatagaattactctttaaTAATTTCTCCGCTTAACAAAATCCAACAACACCCTGTGCCGTGATTTCTAACTTTGGTATGCCACTTAAACCTTTTATAatcagaaaaattatattttacacttcaaaatatcattattttttaaacgaTTTGTGTATCTTttgagttctttttttctttttctttttttgataaatagaGATTTTATTGCTCAAAGAGGACTTACATCATCTCACTTAAAATAGTGGACTGAATACAAGAAGAAATTTCTTCCAAATCATACAAGTCTTCAGTTAAGTTAAGAGCATCTCTAGCTAAAATATTGGCAGCCTTATTAGCATCTCTTAATGTGGTGAGCAAACCGTCTAGCAAAGGAGTTGAGCATGTTCTTAGCACCATCAATCAACAGGCCTCCTTGGTTCCAGTTAGTATTAGTCTTATTGAGGTTATTCACTACCTGAAGAGCATCACCTTCAATTATAAGATGTATAATGCCCATGTCTCTCGACTAAAAATAACTGTTATCATTAGTGCATAGGACTCTGCAGTAAAGGGATTAACAGGTCGGTCTCGTGGAGCTCTGAGTGTACCAATAACATTGCCTTTTGAGTCCCTTATCATAGCACCTATACCAAATTTTCCTTTCAGCATTGTTAGTGGCAGCATCCCAATTCACTTTGTGGATTCCATCGGGAGGTTTCTGCCATACACATGTCAGATTTGCATCAATAGCTACATTTGTTTGTTGGCTTCCCTTCACATTTTTAAAGAATTGAATCTCCTCTTTTGCCTTACTGATAATTGAATTTGGGTGGGAAAAGCCTTGATCATGTATaacattatttcttctatgacATATTAGTCGAGCAGTAACAATAGCTTCCTCTAGTTCCTCCTGGTGCAGATTTTTGAGTAATTGGTTGTCATCTAGGAAGGATTACTTGAACCTGTCGTCTTCTGTGTTCTTTTACATCCTTGGCTCTATACATTTGAGCTGCTTCACAATTCCAAATTTAACATGAAATAAATCGCAATCATTTTTAACCAGAATGTTATGTTGCAACTCCCGTGAGGCCGCGAAAAAGAAGCAGTTTATAGGCtccgtttgaatgttgagttggtctcgtctcatctcaactcaacatccaaaacatcactcaaatataaatactttctaatttcaaatcttaacattttcatctaatcattataattttttcaaacatctaaataaaacataaaaaacaatttaacattttcaaatgtcaaaataaaaattatattaaaaaattatattttaacaatattttaactttataacatttttattcaatttattctctctcatttcttaaagtctcataaaacatcttaacacaaattattttactattattcataaatcatttcactattatttataaatttatcatcttattttatcttagcatccaaacgagatttaaatattttgttggttATGTTGCTTGAGAagcaaaacaagaaagaaa encodes the following:
- the LOC121247178 gene encoding transcription factor bHLH147-like — its product is MASTLLSNPVTNSDRSRKKKKKKIQAKDQNDQDHIKWKSDSQQQIYSSKLLQALSQVRLSSPPPPPSSADAPRRGRAVREAADTVLAVAAKGKSRWSRAILTNRLKLKFQKKHKKQRVVATVSGSSRSSSKKPKVTVLRLKGKSLPAVQRKVRVLGRLVPGCRKQPLPVILEEATDYIAALEMQVRVMTALAERLSDSGAGSSSAPPS